The Arachis duranensis cultivar V14167 chromosome 9, aradu.V14167.gnm2.J7QH, whole genome shotgun sequence genomic sequence attaaatttagcaaaaTTACGTGAAATCATCTCCTATGAATTCATAGTTTTTAATTATCTTATGTAAtataattatcttatttaattatcatctcttatgaatatatattaaggttctgaaaaccgaactGATCATTGAACCGTTCTAGTTACTGGTTCACTAGTTTATAAGTTCAACCGGTTTGACTGTGGTTGAACtgaaaaaactattttataataaaataataaataaaatataaataaacacattaaaacataattataaatttataatttaatataaactttaaaatatcatccAATTTTGAAGGGAAAGCTCTAAGATGGTTTCAGTTAAGGAAGGTGCTCAATCCATTTGCcaatttgaaaacattgaaaatTGCTTTCTATCATTGCTACCAACTTGCTACCAACCGGATATGCCTCCAGCTTGCCAAAAATTTGCTGAAATGAAGTTGCAGAATGGAAAATTGAGTGGGAAGAGATTAAAGCTAGATTAAGGCAACAACAGCAACCACCACAAATGGATATGCCTCCAAGCTTGCCAAAAATTTGCTAGAATAAAGTTGCAGAATGGAAAATTGAGTGGAAAGAGATTAAAGCTAGACTAAGGCAACAACAGCAACCACCACAAACGGATATGCCTCCAAGCTTGCCAAAAATTTGCTGGAATGAAGTTGCAAAATGGAAAATTGAGTGGGAAGAGATTAAAGCTAGACTAaggcaacaacaacaaccaccacAAATCAATCAAGAAGCAACTAAATCTCAGCTATCAACAAAACAAGACTCGCAGCAGCATCAAcagaaattcaagaaaaaagagAGGCCGAAATCGATGTAAATTCAGATTCAACAAGCAATTTAGCAACAAGTCCAACAACAAATCACAAATTCAATTTCACAAGATCAGTTCACAAATCAACAAGTCTAGAATATGAAATTGACGAAGAAGAGGAATCAGatttcaattttgaatttcaaccaCAACAACAATAAGAAGAATCAAACAGAAATTGCAGATCAAACacgaattcaaaattcaaatcaagaaattcaataaaaaataactctaaATCCAGAAAATCAAGTACGCTTAGAGAATCAAGTACGCTTAAACAAAGTTCACAGTTCAGTTCACACTTCACAGAGCTTCACAGCCTTCACACTTCACAGTTCAGTATCACTATATCAGATTATCAATATATCAGACTTTAGTGACTTCAGTTCACAGAGCTTCATAGATTCAAACAATTATTAAATCATACTCATCAGGGAGACAGAGACATACAACAGTTATTCAATCAAACAATCATTGTAACGAGGGACAGAGACAAGGAGCAGAGTGACCAAGACACCTTCAGTTCACAGTTCAAAAAATTACCTGGAAGCTCGAAGACGCCTTCAACAGAGCATGCAAGAGGGAGACAAACTGATAGAGACACCGAGTGACCAAGACAATGAGCAGTGGTAGAGCACCTTTGAACCGAGTGACCAACAGAGCTAGGAACGACAGCAGCGTGGCTGCGCGACGGAGGCTTCAACGTTTCCTAGGTGGCTGCGTGACAGAGATTTCGACGTTTCCCAGGGTGGCTGCGCAAAGGAAGGGGAGGAAGCTTGCAACGGCTGCTGCGCGATGGAGGAAAAGGGAGCGACCCCTATCGTGACGGCGGCGGCACAAGGCGGTGGCTGAAGTGCTGAATGGAGATGAGGGACGGAGGTGAGGGACGATAAGATTGGGAGGATGGAGTCAGGGGTTAGGGCAAACTGGAGGCTGGATCTGGGATTCTGGGCATATGGAGTTACCCACAGAGACTGAAACGACCGCGTTTGGACGCGCATTCAAAAAATCGGCTGGGTCAcggttcggttcgaccgacCGGTTCAGTGGCTCAACTCCAGTTTTTAGATTTTTCGGTTTTGCTGTTTGTTTGAATCGTCTTTCTTCACAGTTCACAGTTCAACCGGTTCGATCGGCTGATCCGAACCGGTTTTCAAAACATTGATATATACTAATCAATGCTATGTCTATGGCCTTCTTGTCTTTTCCATCAATCTCATGGATCACATTTTTTGCTCCTTCACTTGCATCCTCTCTTCAAGTTGCAATTGAATTTTGCTAGCTGTGCTAGGCACATAATTGAATTGAAACATAGTTATACGATATTTTGGACAATGTATAATAAATCTATAGATTTGAATTATCTTAGAGGGTCTATTATTATCAGTGTCAAATTCAAGCGTATGCTTGCAATTGTTTGTCATTGGGATTTGGGAAATCAAAGTGCAAAGGACGACTTATTTGATTTAGGCGCCGCTGCTTtgcctttcttcttttcttgagCTCTCTCCAACTCATAACTCTTTCGTCACTACCTCATGCTACCCCTGGCTTTGCCACTAAAATGGTGCAAAAATTGCATAATCTCATTTGCGATAATTTGAAATGAGTGACAAAAAGACATCTTGTCAAAAgagtaaattaaataaaatatagctaagtaattgaaaaaagaaagaatataaaaaaatttaaataaaataatcaagaTATCTccaaatataaataaacttaATATAATTCATGGTAAGGTGAGATAAAGTGGAATATAGTTTTTTTTCTCTTGTAGTCTTTCAATTAGGagcaaatttattattattattattatccacaAAAGCTTCACTAGCTTTAAAAAGTGCTAAGGCCAATCGCAAAAGGAGGCAACTCATGCACATAATAATCTTAATATGATTATAGGTATAACACAATTTAATTAGACAAAATCACAGAGATACTCGTGAACATTGAACAAAGGGATATGacaccaaaaataaagaaataaataagaaactAGCTTTTGTTATCGTAATAATCTAGCTATTTGAAGACTTGTTTTTGCAAAAAGAATTTAGAGCAAGTTGCTTTGTAAGATAGACTATGTTATCTTCTTTAGTATCATTTGATTGCATTcctattttcttctcttctgctTTGGCAGTATTCTGCTGAAAATTAACAGACAATTTATTACAAAAGCTCAAGTAAATTTACCCAAAAGAAGTTGTTATAGCATGCAAATCAGGAACTAATAACTAATGTAGTAACATAGCATTACAAAATTACACCTGTGATTAACTTTAAATACTGCAATTCACATACTAATGCTCCAATTGCAAAGGTGAATGAGAATCATCCCATTcaacaaaaatagaatttacTTAGTAACTGTCATACCCATATCCTTCCGGTCCTCGGATTGTACGCTTAGGCTTGCTTCGATATTGTTCTGATCCTCCAGTAGCTGATAAGATTGTATATAAaagttagaatataaaataaaaaggcactctttttcacttttaaaaGCTAATACCAAAatttcctaaatttttttattagtttaccAAAGTGAAAATTTGGTTTATGCTTTTCATAAGAAGCTAGAATAAACCATCAAACTCCCCCTTGGATcgtttaacaaaataatttctcGCTGTTCTCATAGAAGTCAAAATCATCTAGTAGAGATGTCTTGGTAGAATAGCTTTTAAAGATATTAAGCATCTCCAAGCCCTGCTTTAGTTCAATATGCAAACCATGTAAGCACATGTTTACGGAAGTTGCAGTTTAACAAAGGATCTAAATAGTATTTTCACATGGTTATGCTGCAACAAACACTTTCCCCCTAATCACACACAAGCAGCAATCTGTCTCCTAAACATTGAAAACTAAGAATTACCTCTTATGTGTCCCTAGTGTAAGTAACGTCCCTATTCTCGTTTTCAACGATGATATGAATATGACAAAATTGAGCGTTGGGAACATCTTTTATTATATGCCACCTAATTGGAAAGAATCCATTGTATTTGTAAAGTTTCCAAAACTTCATGTCTTTGTTGAAGTCCACTGGTCCAAGCATCTCAGCTACTCCAACAAACTGCCGGCTAGCATTCACCTAATTTGACAACACATAAATACATATCCAATCTAAGAATATTCATGAATAAATATGTAAGTATATGAACTCCAAATTCGACAATATATGTTAGACTAAAGAAAGATGGTCTTATGTATTTAAACAGACAATCCAAGAATATGGACATCTGTAATTATTGGACataaaaccaaaaggaaaatatGCTCATCATCCTAAATCACTACCACCCATCCACTACCCCCATCCCTTTTCTTTCCACCTAACAATTCAGTATCAGCAACAGCCATAAAAtagatttaataaaaattttaaattaaacaacAATTCAGCAAACATCAACCGCAATTTCAGATTCAAAATCAgcaacagaaattaaaaaaaaatagaaagaaaaaacgATGTTATgttcttcaaaaattaaaaaaacataaaaaaaggaagaacGAAACCTTTGCCAACGATAGTAGAGACAGAGCAGATGTACAACAATGATGGGGGAGCAATGAAACCCTTGCCCAACAACGACGGAGCGGTTGAAACTCTAGCGATGGCGGCGCAGCAGAACATAGTGTGACGGAAGAGGAGCCAGAGCCTAGGCCCCGCGACGGTGAAGAGAAAGCCTGCAGATGCATAGAGAAGATGAGGGGAGCAGCAGAGGGTTGGTCCAACAGCGACGGAGCGGCTGAACCCCGGCAACGGCGGCAATGGGGAACACCAGCGACGGCGGCGTGACAAACCCCAGCAGAGAGAGAGTACGTTTTTTTGGGGTCAGATTGAGGGATTGAGATGTTTAGATTGGGCTTGGCTTGGCTTGGGGTTGGGTTAGTAAGGATTTAAGGTTAGACTTTTTTCCAAGGACttaattgtaattttaaaattttatggatTTAAATGTCTGCGAAATAAAAAAGTTAGGGATATATTTgtcattttaataaaaaaatttaaatatgattcaGTTCAGATTGTGTAAACCGATTGGATCGAATCAGATAATTATAATAAACCGATTTTATTCTGgtttattcaaaatattttattgatcaGTTTAATAATTCGTCCAATAGCAATATGACACACGTAacgtctttaaaaaaagacaacaTTCTTgcattctttttctcttttattttaatagttgaatatcataattttttctaggtttatctttttttaatggataaaaaaataaatatgtgagGCATTTGCAAAAGTTAAAGAAAGATAAGGCAAAGAGATATAgactttgaaaaaaattatttatatcaatattttgatgtaattttttattttaattcatgaacCTAAAAAATTCTTCTTGCTAAATTGAGAGAGCACTTAGTGTGAGTGAGTGAAAAGCTTTGTGAGAAACTTGAGTGATTTCTAGATAAATTAGGTGTAATTCTTTGAAATTGATGTCTGTAATTTCTCtaaatttatactaaaaattttatcattattattgtgGAGATTGAATGTAGGTCACGTGGCATAAGATGATTGAATCAGCATACATAATGGTCCCCCCCATTTCTGCAACATCATCAACCTCAGTtctctcctctttctctttctctctcgcCATCAGCCCCTCATTGTCACTATTCATTGTCGTTTTGCCATCGCCAACCGTTTCCCACGACTCCAGCCATCGTCGCCATTGAGGAGCGTCCACCGGGAGTTTGTTTATGCCATAGAAGAGCTTGTTTTTCCCTTGTGAGTTGCTACCTCCATCGTTCGTCACTGCCGCCGTTTACCTCTATCAACTACGATGCTACCCTTCCTCTTTCATCTAGATGtgtcttctttccttctttctttcatttttttatattgttggcATTTGCTAAACCCTAACTCTATACTCTTCTACCTCCAGTGTCCATTGCTGCTGCTACCATGCTAAAAAAGTTTTTTACACCACTACTGTCTCCAACTAAGTgagttattaataataaataattgactTGATAAGTatttttggtttgattttttcttAGTAATAActgattagtttagttttactaattttttgtgtttagtaaaatattagAAATCGAACTAAAATAGTTGGAAGAATTAAAATGAGTTAATAAAGTTGatattaattgaataataattaaaatttattagtaaTAATTCTTGAATCTTGTTAGTAGGTGGATTAGGATTTGTACTCTTATTTACCGATCTAATGTTTGAAAACTTAACAACttaacataatttaaaataataaaacattaatatttattatgagaaatTGTTTGGTACATGAGAAGTTGAGAAAAGTTTGGTTTTTATGTAACTAAATCTAGTAAGGTGACTATAGTTGTGGCTAGAATTGATGCAATTAAAACTGCCTTAAGTGCACTATCGACACAGCTGACGAGACACCAACAGGCATAGAACTAGAGCAGGCTGGTATTGCTAATGATTGAGGATTCTGATTCGATCCTCCAGAACTACAGACCACATCCACAAATTTTGCCAACAGCTTAGGGGTCCTCATTTCGGGAAATTGACGATGACAATGGAATAGAACTTGCAAATCTTTGTCACTgcctattgatgagcggataatttatacgctttttggcattgtttttagtatgtttttagtatgttttagttagtttttattatatttttattagtttttagttaaaattcacttttttggactttactatgagtttgtgtgtttttctgtgatttcaggtattttctggctgaaattgagggacctgagcaaaaatctgattcagaggctgaaaaggactacagatgctgttggattctgacctccctgcactcgaagtagattttctggagatacagaagcccaattggcgcgctctcaactgtgttggaaagtagacatcctgtgctttccatcaatgtataatagtccatactttgcctgagatttgatggcccaaacagacattccaagtcagctcaagaattctgacgtaaaacgccggaactggcacaagaatgggagttaaacgcccaaactggtacaaaagctggagtttaactccaagaagagtctctacatgaaaatgcttcaatgttcagcccaagcacacaccaagtgagcccggaagtggatttttatgtcatttactcatttctgtaaatcctagctactagttctctataagtaggaccttttgctattgtattagacgtcttttgatcacttgaatcttttgatcaatttagatcttaggatcatctttggacgtctagttcttagattatgggaggctggccattcggccatgcctagaccttgttcttatgtattttcaacggtggagtttctacacaccatagattaaggtgtggagctctactgtacctcgagtattaatgcaattactattgttcttctattcaattcagcttattcttgttctaagatattcattcgtacccaagaacatgatgaatgNNNNNNNNNNNNNNNNNNNNNNNNNNNNNNNNNNNNNNNNNNNNNNNNNNNNNNNNNNNNNNNNNNNNNNNNNNNNNNNNNacatacagcttgccatggaaaggagtaagaaggattggatgaagacagtaggaaagcagagagacggaagggacaaagcatctccatacgcttatctaaaattctcaccaatgaattacataagtatctctatttttattttatgttttatgttatcctccataaccatttgagtccgcctgactgagatttacaagatgaccatagcttgcttcataccaacaatctccgtgggatcgacccttactcgcgtaaggtttattacttggacgacccagtgcacttgctagttagttgtgcgaagttgtgataaagagttgagattgcaattgagcgtaccatgttggtggcgccattgatgatcacaatttcgttcaccaagtttttggcaccgttgccggagattgtttgagtttggacaactgacggttcatcttgttgcttagattaggtattttttagcagaatttttaagaatgaattatagaatttcaaggtgatgttcttatcatcaccaaagctgattgattctcatcaatttagctcttgaatgNNNNNNNNNNNNNNNNNNNNNNNNNNNNNNNNNNNNNNNNNNNNNNNNNNNNNNNNNNNNNNNNNNNNNNNNNNNNNNNNNNNNNNNNAaactttagactaacattgcatgattcttagaattcttattaaaaattttgaatctctttattttcttctccatataattttcgaaaaaaaccaaaaaaattacaaaatcataaaaataaaaaatatttcttgtttgagtctagtgtctcattttaaatttggtgtcaattgcatgtttctgtacttcttgcatttatcatgtgtcttcattgatctttaagttgttctgtatgatttacttgctctgatctttaaattctcttgttttgtgtgttttgttgtttctcatatgcattctcaatttgttagtgtcagtagtatacaaacttctaagtttggtgtcttgcatgcattgtttatttgattttagttgcattttgacttttcctcattattaaaaatccaaaaaaattttaatttgtgtcttttcaagtcaataatgcagagaattgaagattcagaacatacagcagaggaattacacagaaaaaagctgggcattcaaaacgcccagtgaagaaggaaaactggcgtttaaacactagccagggtgcctggctgggcgtttaacgcccaaaagggtagcgttttgggcgttaaacgccagaatgtataccattctgggcgtttaacgccaggatggcacatgagggaagattttgtttttaatgcaatttttttttcaagttttcaaaatttttcaaaatcaaatctttttcaaatcatatattttcaatcatatattttcaaaatcaatttctttctgttttcaaaaatacttgctaacaattaatgatttgattcaacatttcaagtatgttgccttttctgttgagaaaggtttaatatttgaatcatatcttttcttgttagacaagtcattgattttaaaaatcaaatctttttaaattgtttttcaatcatatcttttcaatcaaatctttttaaaaccataacttttcaatcatatctttttaatcacatctttttcaaaaaaaaagttttcgatcatatctttttgatttctaacttcaaaatctttttcaaaaatcacttaatttctttcccactcttagttttcaaaaatcattcttcaatttttcaaaatgtttttaaaatcttttttgtttattttcgaaaatttcttcccctcttctcacatccttctatttatggactaacactcttcctcaatgcacaattcgaactctatctttctaagttcaaattcttctacctcttccttctatttttcttttcctctgacacctcaaggaatctctatactgtgacatagaggattccatattttcttgttctcttctctttcatatgagcaggagcaaagacaaaagcattcttgttgaggctgaccctgaacctgaaaggactttgaagcaaaagctaagagaagctaaagcacaactctctgtagaggacctaacagaaatcttcaaagaagaagaacccatggcagccgaacacaacaacaatgccaacaatgcaagaaaggtgctgggtgactttactgcacctactcctgacttttatgggagaagcatctccatccctgccattggagcaaacaactttcagcttaagcctcaattagtttctctaatNNNNNNNNNNNNNNNNNNNNNNNNNNNNNNNNNNNNNNNNNNNNNNNNNNNNNNNNNNNNNNNNNNNNNNNNNNNNNNNNNNNNNNNNNNNNNNNNNNNNNNNNNNNNNNNNNNNNNNNNNNNNNNNNNNNNNNNNNNNNNNNNNNNNNNNNNNNNNNNNNNNNNNNNNNNNNNNNNNNNNNNNNNNNNNNNNNNNNNNNNNNNNNNNNNNNNNNNNNNNNNNNNNNNNNNNNNNNNNNNNNNNNNNNNNNNNNNNNNNNNNNNNNNNNNNNNNNNNNNNNNNNNNNNNNNNNNNNNNNNNNNNNNNNNNNNNNNNNNNNNNNNNNNNNNNNNNNNNNNNNNNNNNNNNNNNNNNNNNNNNNNNNNNNNNNNNNNNNNNNNNNNNNNNNNNNNNNNNNNNNNNNNNNNNNNNNNNNNNNNNNNNNNNNNNNNNNNNNNNNNNNNNNNNNNNNNNNNNNNNNNNNNNNNNNNNNNNNNNNNNNNNNNNNNNNNNNNNNNNNNNNNNNNNNNNNNNNNNNNNNNNNNNNNNNNNNNNNNNNNNNNNNNNNNNNNNNNNNNNNNNNNNNNNNNNNNNNNNNNNNNNNNNNNNNNNNNNNNNNNNNNNNNNNNNNNNNNNNNNNNNNNNNNNNNNNNNNNNNNNNNNNNNNNNNNNNNNNNNNNNNNNNNNNNNNNNNNNNNNNNNNNNNNNNNNNNNNNNNNNNNNNNNNNNNNNNNNNNNNNNNNNNNNNNNNNNNNNNNNNNNNNNNNNNNNNNNNNNNNNNNNNNNNNNNNNNNNNNNNNNNNNNNNNNNNNNNNNNNNNNNNNNNNNNNNNNNNNNNNNNNNNNNNNNNNNNNNNNNNNNNNNNNNNNNNNNNNNNNNNNNNNNNNNNNNNNNNNNNNNNNNNNNNNNNNNNNNNNNNNNNNNNNNNNNNNNNNNNNNNNNNNNNNNNNNNNNNNNNNNNNNNNNNNNNNNNNNNNNNNNNNNNNNNNNNNNNNNNNNNNNNNNNNNNNNNNNNNNNNNNNNNNNNNNNNNNNNNNNNNNNNNNNNNNNNNNNNNNNNNNNNNNNNNNNNNNNNNNNNNNNNNNNNNNNNNNNNNNNNNNNNNNNNNNNNNNNNNNNNNNNNNNNNNNNNNNNNNNNNNNNNNNNNNNNNNNNNNNNNNNNNNNNNNNNNNNNNNNNNNNNNNNNNNNNNNNNNNNNNNNNNNNNNNNNNNNNNNNNNNNNNNNNNNNNNNNNNNNNNNNNNNNNNNNNNNNNNNNNNNNNNNNNNNNNNNNNNNNNNNNNNNNNNNNNNNNNNNNNNNNNNNNNNNNNNNNNNNNNNNNNNNNNNNNNNNNNNNNNNNNNNNNNNNNNNNNNNNNNNNNNNNNNNNNNNNNNNNNNNNNNNNNNNNNNNNNNNNNNNNNNNNNNNNNNNNNNNNNNNNNNNNNNNNNNNNNNNNNNNNNNNNNNNNNNNNNNNNNNNNNNNNNNNNNNNNNNNNNNNNNNNNNNNNNNNNNNNNNNNNNNNNNNNNNNNNNNNNNNNNNNNNNNNNNNNNNNNNNNNNNNNNNNNNNNNNNNNNNNNNNNNNNNNNNNNNNNNNNNNNNNNNNNNNNNNNNNNNNNNNNNNNNNNNNNNNNNNNNNNNNNNNNNNNNNNNNNNNNNNNNNNNNNNNNNNNNNNNNNNNNNNNNNNNNNNNNNNNNNNNNNNNNNNNNNNNNNNNNNNNNNNNNNNNNNNNNNNNNNNNNNNNNNNNNNNNNNNNNNNNNNNNNNNNNNNNNNNNNNNNNNNNNNNNNNNNNNNNNNNNNNNNNNNNNNNNNNNNNNNNNNNNNNNNNNNNNNNNNNNNNNNNNNNNNNNNNNNNNNNNNNNNNNNNNNNNNNNNNNNNNNNNNNNNNNNNNNNNNNNNNNNNNNNNNNNNNNNNNNNNNNNNNNNNNNNNNNNNNNNNNNNNNNNNNNNNNNNNNNNNNNNNNNNNNNNNNNNNNNNNNNNNNNNNNNNNNNNNNNNNNNNNNNNNNNNNNNNNNNNNNNNNNNNNNNNNNNNNNNNNNNNNNNNNNNNNNNNNNNNNNNNNNNNNNNNNNNNNNNNNNNNNNNNNNNNNNNNNNNNNNNNNNNNNNNNNNNNNNNNNNNNNNNNNNNNNNNNNNNNNNNNNNNNNNNNNNNNNNNNNNNNNNNNNNNNNNNNNNNNNNNNNNNNNNNNNNNNNNNNNNNNNNNNNNNNNNNNNNNNNNNNNNNNNNNNNNNNNNNNNNNNNNNNNNNNNNNNNNNNNNNNNNNNNNNNNNNNNNNNNNNNNNNNNNNNNNNNNNNNNNNNNNNNNNNNNNNNNNNNNNNNNNNNNNNNNNNNNNNNNNNNNNNNNNNNNNNNNNNNNNNNNNNNNNNNNNNNNNNNNNNNNNNNNNNNNNNNNNNNNNNNNNNNNNNNNNNNNNNNNNNNNNNNNNNNNNNNNNNNNNNNNNNNNNNNNNNNNNNNNNNNNNNNNNNNNNNNNNNNNNNNNNNNNNNNNNNNNNNNNNNNNNNNNNNNNNNNNNNNNNNNNNNNNNNNNNNNNNNNNNNNNNNNNNNNNNNNNNNNNNNNNNNNNNNNNNNNNNNNNNNNNNNNNNNNNNNNNNNNNNNNNNNNNNNNNNNNNNNNNNNNNNNNNNNNNNNNNNNNNNNNNNNNNNNNNNNNNNNNNNNNNNNNNNNNNNNNNNNNNNNNNNNNNNNNNNNNNNNNNNNNNNNNNNNNNNNNNNNNNNNNNNNNNNNNNNNNNNNNNNNNNNNNNNNNNNNNNNNNNNNNNNNNNNNNNNNNNNNNNNNNNNNNNNNNNNNNNNNNNNNNNNNNNNNNNNNNNNNNNNNNNNNNNNNNNNNNNNNNNNNNNNNNNNNNNNNNNNNNNNNNNNNNNNNNNNNNNNNNNNNNNNNNNNNNNNNNNNNNNNNNNNNNNNNNNNNNNNNNNNNNNNNNNNNNNNNNNNNNNNNNNNNNNNNNNNNNNNNNNNNNNNNNNNNNNNNNNNNNNNNNNNNNNNNNNNNNNNNNNNNNNNNNNNNNNNNNNNNNNNNNNNNNNNNNNNNNNNNNNNNNNNNNNNNNNNNNNNNNNNNNNNNNNNNNNNNNNNNNNNNNNNNNNNNNNNNNNNNNNNNNNNNNNNNNNNNNNNNNNNNNNNNNNNNNNNNNNNNNNNNNNNNNNNNNNNNNNNNNNNNNNNNNNNNNNNNNNNNNNNNNNNNNNNNNNNNNNNNNNNNNNNNNNNNNNNNNNNNNNNNNNNNNNNNNNNNNNNNNNNNNNNNNNNNNNNNNNNNNNNNNN encodes the following:
- the LOC107465299 gene encoding uncharacterized protein LOC107465299, which gives rise to MNSDNEGLMAREKEKEERTEVDDVAEMGGTIIQAKPNLNISIPQSDPKKTYSLSAGVCHAAVAGVPHCRRCRGSAAPSLLDQPSAAPLIFSMHLQAFSSPSRGLGSGSSSVTLCSAAPPSLEFQPLRRCWARVSLLPHHCCTSALSLLSLAKLLEDQNNIEASLSVQSEDRKDMAEYCQSRREENRNAIK